The sequence ATTTTTTTACCATTTATAATTACCTCTGTGCCTTGCTCACTTGAAATTGGTTGAAAATAAGGGTAAAGACCAGCTTGTTCTATCTCTTTGTAAGCTACGAATTTTTCGCATTTATCAAATAAATCCATACTGCAAACTCCTTTTTGCGTTTTTTTCGAAATCCAATAACTCTTTTTTTAACTCAACAGAATATTGATATCCACCGATTGAGTTTTTTGCAATAACTCTATGGCATGGTATAACATATACAAACGGATTTATCTTCATAAGATAAGCAACTTTTCTTTGGTGAAAACCAAATTTTTCACCCAATTCTTTATAAGTAATAGTTCCATTAAACTGTTTTAAATAATTATACACTATTTTTTGTTCGCCACTTAAATTTTCCCAGTTTAGTAAATCGTAATCAAACATAGACAAATCCTTTTTGTTAAATACCATAGAAAATATTTTTTGTAAAGGAGTCTGTTCATATGTATCACTTTTTTTAACAAAAACAATCCTATCTATTTTATTTTCAAGTACAACCATCAAATCCTTTGAAAAAGGTGTTTTAATTATCAAATACAATTTTTAAATGGAAAAGGGTTGATAAACATTCTTCTTTGAGATTATTTATCATATCTTCAAACATCTCAAAAGAAGCTTTTTTGTATTCCACTAAAGGGTCCCTTTGACCATAACCCCTAAGCCCAATTGATTCTCTTAAAGCATCCATATTCTTTAAATGCTCTCTCCATGAAGAATCTAAAACTTGTAACAATATATTTCTCTCAAGATCTCGCATCTGGTCTTGTAGTATGTCTTCTTTTTCTTTGTATGCTGTAAGTACTAAGTTTTTTAATTGATTAAATATTTTTTCTCTATCTTTTTCATTTTCATCGATATTAATTTCTAAATTAAAAATTTGTTTAAATTTTAGCTTAAGTGCTTTTAAATCGATCATATTTTCTAAATAACTATCTACAATAGAGCTTATTACATCATCTATAAAATCTAAAATTGTATCTTTAACACTTTCGCTTTCAAGTATTTCTTTCCTTTGCCTGTAAATTACACTTCTTTGAGTATTTGCCACATTATCATAATCAAGTAGGTGTTTTCTTATATCGAAGTTATATTCTTCAACTTTCTTTTGAGCATTTTCAACTGCTCTTGTAACGAATTTATTTTCTATAGCCTCACCTTCTTGTATGCCTAACTTATCCATTATTACTTGAATGCGTTCTGAGCCAAATATCCTGAGCAAATCATCTTCTAATGAAAGAAAAAACCTCGATTCTCCAGGATCACCCTGTCTACCTGATCTACCTCTTAGCTGATTATCTACCCTTCTTGATTCGTGGCGTTCTGTGCCAAGTATAAACAAACCGCCAAGTTTAGCTACTTCCTCATCTATTTTTATATCAACACCTCGACCAGCCATGTTTGTAGCAATTGTTACTGCCTTTTTTTTGCCTGCTTGAGCAATAATTTCTGCTTCTTTTTCATGGTGTTTGGCATTTAATACCATATGCGGTATACGCATTTTAATAAGGATTTTATGCAACTCTTCAGATTTTTCAACACTTGTTGTACCAACAAGTACAGGTTGACCTTTTTCGTACCTTGTCTTTATTTCATTAACAATTGCATTAATTTTCTCTTTGTGTGTTTTAAATATTAAATCCTGTCTGTCTATCCTTATCATTGGTTTATTTGTAGGAATAACCACAACATCAAGGTTATATATTTCTTTAAATTCTCTGCTTTCAGTATCTGCCGTGCCTGTCATTCCGCACAATTTTTCATACATTCTGTAATAATTCTGAAATGTAATGGTGGCTAGCGTTTGAGATTCTTCTTGAATTTTAACTTTTTCTTTTGCTTCAATACACTGATGAAGTCCGTCTGAATAACGTCTATCTGGCATCATTCTGCCCGTAAACTCATCAATTATTATTACTTTAGCGTCTTTTACTATATAATCTCTATCCCTTAAAAATAAAGTGTGAGCTTTAAGTGATTGGTTAACTATATGTATTATTTCTATGTTTTTGCTATCGTATAAATTATCCAAATGTAAAAGTTTCTGTATTTTTTCTACGCCTTTATCTGTCAAAACAGCTGTTTTAAGTTTTTCATCTACCTCATAATCATCTTTTGTGAGCTGACTTACTGCTTTGTCTACTTCATAGTAAACTTTAGTAGGAGTACCACTTGGACCTGATATTATAAGTGGCGTTCTTGCTTCATCAATTAAAATTGAATCAACTTCATCAATTATAGCATAATAAAAACCACGCTGTACCCACTCATCTTTGGAATACGCCATATTATCCCTTAAATAATCAAAGCCAAACTCACTATTTACACCATATGTTACATCTGCCAAATATGCATCTTTTCTCTCACAGGGTATAAGCTTTGTTTTAAAAGTTTTCTCATCTTCAAACTCAACTAAATACGATTTATTTTCCTGTTGTATAACACCAACATTCAAACCTAAAAATTTATATATAGGACCCATCCACAAAGCGTCTCTTTTTGCAAGATAATCATTTACAGTTATTAAATGTATATTTTTTTTGGTTAGTGCATTCAACACAATAGGAAGCGTAGAAACAAGCGTTTTGCCCTCGCCTGTTTTCATTTCAGCAATTTTACCTTGATGAAGCACTATGCCACCTATTAATTGTACATTAAAATGCCTCATTGAAAGCGTTCTGTTAGCAACTTCTCTTGTTATTGCAAAAGAATCAACAAGCAAATCATCTAAAGATTTACCGCTTTCGTAATCAATTTGAAGTTTTTTATATGCAGCCTGCAATTGCTCATTGCTCATAACTTTATATGTAGATTCTTTTTCATTAATTTTTAAAACAAGAGGCTCAATGCTCTTTAAAACCCTTTCATTTTGTGTACCAAAAACTTTTTTCAAAAAATTACCTATCATGCAATCTCCATTTAAATATCAAAGTTTATTTTTTTAAAAGTCAAATCTAATAATCTTTTCAACATAACTTTCAAAGTTTTTAAGCTATTTTTGAGTATAAACTAAAATTACGAAAAATCAAGATACTTTGCTATTTATGAAAATATTTGAAAATTTTTTTTAAATTAGTATTAAAAAATAATTTAATTAATATTGACAAAATGATTTAAAATATAGAATTGAGTTTAAAATTAAGGAGGTAGTACCTATGAAACGGATAATTGTTTTTTTAATGATTGTTTCTTTTGCGCTTTTTTCAACAAAAGCTTTAGCAAAAGACAACATCGTAATTGGTTTTACAACTTCCCTAACTGGTAAACTTAATGCGGAATCAAAGGCTCAATTGCAAGGTATCCAGCTGTGGGTTAACAATGTAAACAAAAACGGTGGTATTTATGTAAAATCGCTGGGCAAAAAACTACCTGTTGCTCTTAAATATTATGATGATGAAAGCAATAAAGAACGTGTTCAGCAATTGTATGTAAGACTAATAAATAATGATCATGTTGACTTTTTAATTAGTCCATACAGTTCAGATCTTACAGCAACAGCAGCAATTATTGCTCAGCAATATGGTAAAATAATGATAAGCACAGGTGCTGCCGCAGATGATATTTTTTCAAAAGGATTTTCGGTAG is a genomic window of Desulfurella sp. containing:
- a CDS encoding methylated-DNA--[protein]-cysteine S-methyltransferase; translation: MVVLENKIDRIVFVKKSDTYEQTPLQKIFSMVFNKKDLSMFDYDLLNWENLSGEQKIVYNYLKQFNGTITYKELGEKFGFHQRKVAYLMKINPFVYVIPCHRVIAKNSIGGYQYSVELKKELLDFEKNAKRSLQYGFI
- the secA gene encoding preprotein translocase subunit SecA — protein: MIGNFLKKVFGTQNERVLKSIEPLVLKINEKESTYKVMSNEQLQAAYKKLQIDYESGKSLDDLLVDSFAITREVANRTLSMRHFNVQLIGGIVLHQGKIAEMKTGEGKTLVSTLPIVLNALTKKNIHLITVNDYLAKRDALWMGPIYKFLGLNVGVIQQENKSYLVEFEDEKTFKTKLIPCERKDAYLADVTYGVNSEFGFDYLRDNMAYSKDEWVQRGFYYAIIDEVDSILIDEARTPLIISGPSGTPTKVYYEVDKAVSQLTKDDYEVDEKLKTAVLTDKGVEKIQKLLHLDNLYDSKNIEIIHIVNQSLKAHTLFLRDRDYIVKDAKVIIIDEFTGRMMPDRRYSDGLHQCIEAKEKVKIQEESQTLATITFQNYYRMYEKLCGMTGTADTESREFKEIYNLDVVVIPTNKPMIRIDRQDLIFKTHKEKINAIVNEIKTRYEKGQPVLVGTTSVEKSEELHKILIKMRIPHMVLNAKHHEKEAEIIAQAGKKKAVTIATNMAGRGVDIKIDEEVAKLGGLFILGTERHESRRVDNQLRGRSGRQGDPGESRFFLSLEDDLLRIFGSERIQVIMDKLGIQEGEAIENKFVTRAVENAQKKVEEYNFDIRKHLLDYDNVANTQRSVIYRQRKEILESESVKDTILDFIDDVISSIVDSYLENMIDLKALKLKFKQIFNLEINIDENEKDREKIFNQLKNLVLTAYKEKEDILQDQMRDLERNILLQVLDSSWREHLKNMDALRESIGLRGYGQRDPLVEYKKASFEMFEDMINNLKEECLSTLFHLKIVFDN